From Lysobacter auxotrophicus, the proteins below share one genomic window:
- the rplM gene encoding 50S ribosomal protein L13, translating into MKTFTAKNETVQRDWYVVDAEGKTLGRLASELARRLRGKHKPVFTPHVDTGDYLIVINAEKVAVTGKKLQDKQYHRFTGYIGNLKTETLAQALERHPERVIEIAVKGMLPKNPLGRAMYRKLKVYKGSEHPHAAQQPQALDF; encoded by the coding sequence ATGAAGACTTTTACCGCCAAGAACGAGACCGTCCAGCGTGACTGGTACGTCGTAGACGCCGAAGGCAAGACCCTCGGTCGCCTCGCTTCCGAACTCGCCCGCCGTCTGCGCGGCAAGCACAAGCCGGTGTTCACCCCGCACGTCGATACGGGTGACTACCTCATCGTGATCAATGCCGAGAAGGTTGCCGTCACCGGCAAGAAGCTGCAGGACAAGCAGTACCACCGCTTCACCGGCTACATCGGCAACCTCAAGACCGAGACCCTCGCCCAGGCGCTCGAGCGCCATCCGGAGCGCGTCATCGAGATCGCCGTGAAGGGCATGCTGCCGAAGAATCCGCTCGGCCGCGCCATGTACCGCAAGCTCAAGGTCTACAAGGGCTCCGAGCACCCGCACGCCGCCCAGCAGCCGCAGGCGCTGGACTTCTGA
- a CDS encoding fumarylacetoacetate hydrolase family protein: MKLGSLKEGGRDGTLIVVSRDLSRGVRATGIADTLQRALEDWSNTAPRLNALYDALNEGSADGAFDLDMVALAAPLPRAYEFVDGSAYLPHVERVRRARGAEVPESFYTDPLMYQAVSAGFYGPRDPVRVPSEEYGIDLEAEVVVVTDDVPMAATPEQAASHIQLVGLVNDVSLRNLIPNELAKGFGFLQSKPRSALSPVFVTPDELGDAWKGSKVHLPLTTHINGEWFGAPEAGVDMQFDFAQLVAHAAKTRPLSAGTIVGSGTVANEDTSLGASCFAEKRTVETLETGKPITPFMSFGDTVRIEMLSRDGESVFGAIEQRIEKGGNA, encoded by the coding sequence ATGAAGCTTGGTTCTCTGAAGGAAGGCGGTCGCGACGGCACGCTGATCGTGGTCTCGCGCGACTTGTCGCGCGGCGTGCGCGCCACCGGCATCGCTGACACGCTGCAGCGCGCGCTGGAAGACTGGTCGAACACCGCGCCGCGCCTCAATGCGCTGTACGACGCGCTCAACGAGGGCAGCGCCGATGGCGCATTCGATCTCGACATGGTCGCGCTCGCCGCACCGCTGCCGCGCGCGTACGAGTTCGTCGACGGTTCCGCGTACCTGCCGCACGTCGAGCGCGTGCGCCGCGCGCGCGGCGCGGAAGTGCCCGAAAGCTTCTACACCGATCCGCTGATGTACCAGGCGGTGAGCGCCGGCTTCTACGGTCCGCGCGATCCGGTGCGCGTGCCGAGCGAGGAGTACGGCATCGACCTGGAAGCCGAAGTGGTCGTCGTCACCGATGACGTTCCCATGGCGGCGACGCCCGAACAGGCCGCATCGCACATCCAGCTCGTCGGTCTGGTCAACGATGTCTCGCTGCGCAATCTGATCCCGAACGAACTCGCGAAGGGCTTCGGCTTCCTGCAGTCCAAGCCGCGTTCGGCGCTGAGCCCGGTGTTCGTGACGCCGGACGAGCTCGGCGACGCGTGGAAGGGCAGCAAGGTGCACCTGCCGCTGACCACGCACATCAATGGCGAGTGGTTCGGCGCGCCGGAAGCAGGCGTGGACATGCAGTTCGATTTCGCGCAGCTGGTCGCGCATGCGGCGAAGACGCGTCCGCTGTCGGCCGGCACGATCGTCGGCTCCGGCACCGTCGCCAACGAGGACACGTCGCTGGGTGCGTCGTGCTTCGCGGAAAAGCGCACGGTCGAGACGCTGGAAACCGGCAAGCCGATCACGCCGTTCATGAGCTTCGGCGATACGGTCCGCATCGAAATGCTGTCGCGCGACGGCGAGAGCGTGTTCGGCGCGATCGAGCAGCGCATCGAGAAGGGCGGCAACGCGTAA
- a CDS encoding (Fe-S)-binding protein, which produces MPPAAPSPRPAAPDPLVALADRCVQCGLCLPPCPTYAESRLEAESPRGRIALARAWALGTVAATATGETHLDQCLGCRSCEAVCPAGVEYGALLVQARARQRERRPAGWRQRAIESLVSHPRLLHVLLRTYGRLHPWLPARWRLLPPPPAPPSGAIPTPQAEAERVSMFVGCAASAYEAGLRSAVVQCLAMLGVRVDAPPGQTCCGSVHAHAGDLEGAQRLARRNRDAFGPAGTVLTFASGCHEAVSQALEGDRNRSVDAIEFLAGQLRARPERWRWRGAPERVALHLPCTQRNVVRSAGTLRALLSMVPELEVVELNASGCCGASGTQMLEDPVRAATFRAPLLRQVEESGATRLLSANLGCRLHLANGTPVPVEHPLEFLAARIEAVPSPRTVSPSA; this is translated from the coding sequence ATGCCGCCCGCCGCTCCCTCGCCCCGCCCCGCCGCGCCCGATCCGCTGGTGGCGCTGGCCGATCGCTGCGTGCAATGCGGATTGTGCCTTCCGCCCTGCCCCACTTACGCCGAATCCCGGCTCGAAGCGGAGTCTCCCCGCGGCCGGATTGCCCTCGCGCGCGCCTGGGCGCTGGGCACCGTGGCGGCCACGGCCACGGGCGAAACCCATCTGGACCAGTGCCTGGGCTGCCGCAGCTGCGAGGCCGTCTGCCCGGCGGGCGTCGAGTACGGCGCCCTGCTGGTGCAGGCCCGCGCGCGGCAGCGCGAACGGCGGCCGGCGGGCTGGCGGCAGCGGGCGATCGAGTCGCTGGTGTCGCACCCCCGCCTCCTGCATGTCCTGCTGCGCACGTATGGGCGCCTGCATCCGTGGCTGCCTGCGCGATGGCGCCTGTTGCCGCCGCCACCGGCCCCACCGTCCGGCGCGATCCCGACGCCTCAAGCGGAAGCGGAGCGCGTGTCCATGTTCGTCGGCTGTGCGGCGTCCGCGTACGAGGCGGGCCTTCGATCCGCGGTGGTCCAATGCCTCGCGATGCTGGGCGTCCGCGTCGACGCGCCGCCCGGACAGACATGCTGCGGCTCCGTGCACGCACACGCCGGCGACCTCGAAGGCGCGCAGCGCCTCGCCCGCCGCAACCGCGACGCGTTCGGCCCGGCCGGGACGGTCCTCACCTTCGCCAGCGGCTGCCACGAGGCCGTTTCGCAGGCGCTGGAGGGCGATCGCAACCGTTCCGTCGACGCGATCGAATTCCTCGCCGGGCAGCTTCGTGCCCGTCCCGAACGCTGGCGCTGGCGCGGCGCCCCCGAGCGCGTCGCGCTGCACCTGCCGTGCACGCAGCGCAACGTCGTGCGTTCGGCGGGCACGTTGCGTGCGTTGCTGTCGATGGTGCCGGAGCTGGAGGTCGTGGAATTGAACGCCTCCGGCTGTTGCGGCGCCTCCGGCACGCAGATGCTCGAAGATCCCGTGCGTGCGGCGACATTCCGCGCGCCGCTTCTGCGCCAGGTCGAGGAAAGTGGCGCGACGCGGCTGCTCAGCGCGAACCTGGGCTGCCGGTTGCATCTGGCCAACGGCACGCCGGTTCCGGTGGAACATCCACTGGAGTTCCTGGCGGCGCGCATCGAAGCGGTGCCTTCACCGCGGACGGTTTCCCCCTCCGCGTAA
- the rpsI gene encoding 30S ribosomal protein S9, giving the protein MAIQQNYGTGRRKSSTARVFLRKGAGNITVNQRPLDEFFGRETARMIVRQPLELTQSTDKFDVVVTVAGGGITGQAGAIRLGIARALVEYDETLKTDLRKAGFMTRDAREVERKKVGLHKARRATQFSKR; this is encoded by the coding sequence ATGGCAATCCAGCAGAACTACGGCACCGGCCGCCGCAAGTCCTCCACCGCCCGCGTGTTCCTGCGCAAGGGCGCTGGCAACATCACCGTCAACCAGCGTCCGCTGGATGAGTTCTTCGGTCGCGAAACCGCGCGCATGATCGTGCGCCAGCCGCTCGAACTCACCCAGTCGACCGACAAGTTCGACGTCGTCGTCACCGTCGCCGGCGGCGGCATCACCGGCCAGGCCGGTGCGATCCGCCTGGGCATCGCCCGCGCGCTGGTCGAGTACGACGAAACCCTGAAGACCGACCTGCGCAAGGCCGGCTTCATGACCCGCGACGCGCGTGAAGTCGAGCGTAAGAAGGTCGGTCTGCACAAGGCCCGCCGCGCTACGCAGTTCTCGAAGCGCTAA